The Coffea arabica cultivar ET-39 chromosome 1e, Coffea Arabica ET-39 HiFi, whole genome shotgun sequence genome has a window encoding:
- the LOC113702691 gene encoding phenylacetaldehyde reductase isoform X1 → MQKTVYVTGASGFIASWLVKFLLHRGYIVKASVRDLNDPKKVAHLLALDGASERLQLFKANLLEEGSFDAAIDGRDGVFHIASPFHDPHNDPQAELIDPAVKGTLNILKSCAKSPSVKRVILNSSFASVGFNGKPLTPDVVVDETWWTLPDFCKETKSWYILAKTLAEDEAWKFVKENDIDMVAINPAMVIGPLLQPTLNTSGAVILNLINGAETFRNSTFPWVDVKDVANAHILAFENPLASGRYCLVEQVAHYSKVMKILHELYPSLKLPVKCADDKPFVPGYQVSKEKAKSLGIEFTPFEQSIKETVESLKEKKFLVASVAL, encoded by the exons ATGCAGAAGACAGTGTATGTAACAGGGGCTTCCGGCTTCATAGCATCATGGCTTGTCAAGTTCTTGCTCCACCGTGGTTACATTGTCAAGGCATCTGTCCGTGACCTCA ATGATCCAAAGAAAGTGGCACACCTGCTTGCACTTGATGGAGCGTCAGAGAGACTTCAGTTGTTCAAAGCAAACCTACTGGAAGAAGGTTCCTTTGATGCTGCAATTGATGGGCGTGATGGTGTTTTCCATATAGCATCTCCTTTCCATGACCCACACAACGATCCTCAG GCTGAATTGATTGATCCTGCTGTAAAAGGGACTCTGAATATACTTAAATCATGTGCAAAATCACCATCTGTTAAAAGAGTGATTTTGAACTCCTCTTTTGCTTCAGTTGGCTTCAATGGAAAGCCTCTTACTCCTGACGTGGTGGTTGATGAGACTTGGTGGACTCTTCCAGATTTCTGCAAAGAAACCAAG TCATGGTACATTCTTGCGAAGACATTGGCTGAGGATGAAGCCTGGAAGTTTGTAAAAGAGAATGACATAGACATGGTTGCAATAAACCCAGCCATGGTGATCGGACCTCTGTTACAGCCAACACTTAACACCAGTGGTGCTGTAATATTGAACCTAATAAATG GTGCAGAAACATTTCGAAATTCAACATTTCCCTGGGTTGATGTGAAAGATGTTGCTAATGCACATATACTAGCTTTTGAAAATCCATTGGCTAGTGGAAGATACTGCCTGGTTGAACAAGTGGCACACTACTCCAAAGTTATGAAGATCTTGCATGAACTTTATCCTTCCTTAAAGCTTCCAGTAAA GTGTGCCGATGACAAGCCATTTGTGCCAGGGTATCAGGTCTCCAAGGAAAAGGCAAAGAGCTTAGGAATTGAATTCACTCCCTTTGAACAAAGCATCAAGGAAACAGTTGAAAGCTTGAAGGAGAAGAAATTTTTGGTCGCTTCAGTTGCATTGTGA
- the LOC113702691 gene encoding cinnamoyl-CoA reductase CAD2 isoform X2, which produces MLSNLPDACGVLLVRDDPKKVAHLLALDGASERLQLFKANLLEEGSFDAAIDGRDGVFHIASPFHDPHNDPQAELIDPAVKGTLNILKSCAKSPSVKRVILNSSFASVGFNGKPLTPDVVVDETWWTLPDFCKETKSWYILAKTLAEDEAWKFVKENDIDMVAINPAMVIGPLLQPTLNTSGAVILNLINGAETFRNSTFPWVDVKDVANAHILAFENPLASGRYCLVEQVAHYSKVMKILHELYPSLKLPVKCADDKPFVPGYQVSKEKAKSLGIEFTPFEQSIKETVESLKEKKFLVASVAL; this is translated from the exons ATGTTGTCCAATCTTCCAGATGCTTGCGGTGTCTTACTAGTTAGAG ATGATCCAAAGAAAGTGGCACACCTGCTTGCACTTGATGGAGCGTCAGAGAGACTTCAGTTGTTCAAAGCAAACCTACTGGAAGAAGGTTCCTTTGATGCTGCAATTGATGGGCGTGATGGTGTTTTCCATATAGCATCTCCTTTCCATGACCCACACAACGATCCTCAG GCTGAATTGATTGATCCTGCTGTAAAAGGGACTCTGAATATACTTAAATCATGTGCAAAATCACCATCTGTTAAAAGAGTGATTTTGAACTCCTCTTTTGCTTCAGTTGGCTTCAATGGAAAGCCTCTTACTCCTGACGTGGTGGTTGATGAGACTTGGTGGACTCTTCCAGATTTCTGCAAAGAAACCAAG TCATGGTACATTCTTGCGAAGACATTGGCTGAGGATGAAGCCTGGAAGTTTGTAAAAGAGAATGACATAGACATGGTTGCAATAAACCCAGCCATGGTGATCGGACCTCTGTTACAGCCAACACTTAACACCAGTGGTGCTGTAATATTGAACCTAATAAATG GTGCAGAAACATTTCGAAATTCAACATTTCCCTGGGTTGATGTGAAAGATGTTGCTAATGCACATATACTAGCTTTTGAAAATCCATTGGCTAGTGGAAGATACTGCCTGGTTGAACAAGTGGCACACTACTCCAAAGTTATGAAGATCTTGCATGAACTTTATCCTTCCTTAAAGCTTCCAGTAAA GTGTGCCGATGACAAGCCATTTGTGCCAGGGTATCAGGTCTCCAAGGAAAAGGCAAAGAGCTTAGGAATTGAATTCACTCCCTTTGAACAAAGCATCAAGGAAACAGTTGAAAGCTTGAAGGAGAAGAAATTTTTGGTCGCTTCAGTTGCATTGTGA